In the Gemmatimonadota bacterium genome, one interval contains:
- a CDS encoding ABC transporter permease subunit (The N-terminal region of this protein, as described by TIGR01726, is a three transmembrane segment that identifies a subfamily of ABC transporter permease subunits, which specificities that include histidine, arginine, glutamine, glutamate, L-cystine (sic), the opines (in Agrobacterium) octopine and nopaline, etc.) — translation MAGVRDALLTMMDCRRAARALLVPVVRSARTVACRVTVLALAMTLAGCGRPSTPTDGERTTVLRWGGDAEGGAPYVEADPAHPDSMRGFDVEIAEMIAKGLGRTPRFVQVAFASIDASVERGDFDVGLSGVEDRPELHERHSPSLPYFEFREVLAVRGADSARYRSLDDLAGRRVGTLGATLAYRMLLAEQSRTGLVAVSYDDDVHPYTDLVEGRLDAVLLDHIIAERSFKRIGGFLIQPDAFARGHYIAIFAKGDSALRDSANAVLRARMRDGSLEATFRRWDVWDEEQAALFQRVLADSAATRPEPSTASASSIARYIPALLRGAGLTLVLSCLAMLLAVSLGVAIAAGRVYGPPAVRLLLTAYVEVMRGTPVLLQLFVLYYGLSGVVRLPAFLAAVIGLGLNYAAYESEIYRSALMSIAPLQLEAARTLGLSELQVLRLVRGPQAFRLALAPMTNDFVALLKDSSLVSVITVVELTKQTAIYATNIGSWFIPGVLCGALYLALSLPLSRAARSLERRWSPR, via the coding sequence GTGGCTGGCGTTAGGGACGCGCTCCTGACGATGATGGATTGCAGGCGCGCGGCGCGCGCGCTGCTCGTGCCGGTCGTGCGCAGCGCGCGCACCGTCGCCTGCCGGGTGACGGTGCTGGCGCTCGCGATGACGCTCGCGGGGTGCGGCCGGCCGTCGACGCCAACCGACGGCGAGCGCACCACCGTGCTGCGGTGGGGCGGCGATGCCGAGGGCGGCGCCCCGTATGTCGAGGCCGATCCCGCGCACCCGGACAGCATGCGCGGCTTTGACGTCGAGATCGCCGAGATGATCGCCAAGGGACTCGGACGCACGCCACGGTTCGTCCAGGTGGCCTTTGCTTCGATCGACGCCTCGGTGGAGCGGGGCGACTTCGACGTGGGGCTGTCGGGGGTCGAGGACCGTCCGGAGTTGCACGAGCGGCACAGCCCGTCGCTGCCGTACTTCGAGTTCCGCGAGGTGCTCGCCGTGCGCGGGGCCGACAGCGCGCGCTATCGTTCGCTGGATGATCTCGCCGGCCGGCGCGTGGGGACGCTGGGGGCGACGCTCGCGTATCGCATGCTACTGGCCGAACAGTCGCGCACGGGGCTGGTCGCCGTCTCCTACGACGACGACGTGCACCCGTACACCGACCTGGTCGAGGGGCGGCTCGACGCCGTACTGCTCGACCACATCATCGCCGAGCGCTCGTTCAAGCGTATCGGCGGCTTTCTCATCCAACCCGACGCGTTCGCGCGCGGCCACTACATCGCCATCTTCGCGAAGGGCGATAGCGCGCTTCGCGATTCGGCCAACGCGGTCCTTCGCGCGCGCATGCGCGACGGTTCGCTGGAGGCGACGTTCCGGCGGTGGGACGTCTGGGATGAGGAGCAGGCGGCGCTCTTCCAGCGCGTGCTCGCCGATTCGGCCGCGACTCGTCCCGAGCCGTCAACCGCTTCGGCATCGAGCATCGCGCGCTACATCCCCGCCCTCCTGCGCGGCGCCGGCCTCACGCTCGTCCTCTCCTGCCTGGCCATGCTGCTGGCGGTGTCGTTGGGCGTGGCGATCGCGGCGGGGCGCGTCTACGGCCCTCCCGCGGTGCGCCTACTGCTGACGGCGTACGTGGAGGTGATGCGCGGGACGCCGGTCCTGCTGCAGCTCTTCGTCCTGTACTACGGACTGTCAGGCGTCGTGCGCCTCCCCGCCTTCCTGGCGGCGGTGATCGGGCTCGGTCTCAACTACGCCGCCTACGAGTCGGAGATCTATCGTTCGGCCCTGATGTCGATTGCCCCGTTGCAGCTGGAGGCGGCGCGGACGCTCGGGCTCTCGGAACTGCAGGTGCTGCGCCTCGTGCGGGGGCCGCAGGCCTTTCGCCTCGCCCTCGCACCGATGACGAACGACTTCGTGGCACTCCTCAAGGACTCGTCGCTCGTCTCGGTCATCACCGTGGTGGAACTCACCAAGCAAACGGCGATCTACGCCACCAACATCGGGAGCTGGTTCATCCCCGGCGTCCTGTGCGGCGCGCTGTACCTGGCGCTGTCGCTCCCGCTCTCGCGCGCGGCGCGCTCGCTCGAGCGCCGGTGGAGCCCGCGATGA